In Neofelis nebulosa isolate mNeoNeb1 chromosome 7, mNeoNeb1.pri, whole genome shotgun sequence, the following proteins share a genomic window:
- the RTN1 gene encoding reticulon-1 isoform X2: MQATADSTKMDCVWSNWKSQAIDLLYWRDIKQTGIVFGSFLLLLFSLTQFSVVSVVAYLALAALSATISFRIYKSVLQAVQKTDEGHPFKTYLELEITLSQEQIQKYTDCLQFYVNNTLKELRRLFLVQDLVDSLKFAVLMWLLTYVGALFNGLTLLLMAVVSMFTLPVVYVKHQAQIDQYLGLVRTHINAVVAKIQAKIPGAKRHAE; this comes from the exons CTATTGACCTGCTCTACTGGCGGGACATCAAGCAGACTGGGATCGTGTTCGGGAGCTTCCTGCTACTGCTCTTCTCCCTGACCCAGTTCAGCGTTGTGAGTGTCGTGGCCTACCTGGCTCTTGCCGCGCTCTCAGCCACCATCAGTTTCCGCATCTACAAGTCTGTGTTACAAGCGGTGCAGAAAACTGACGAGGGCCACCCTTTCAA GACCTACTTGGAGCTCGAGATCACCCTTTCTCAGGAGCAGATCCAGAAGTACACAGACTGTCTGCAGTTCTATGTGAACAACACACTTAAAGAACTGAGGAGGCTCTTCCTTGTCCAGGACCTGGTGGATTCCTTAAAA TTTGCAGTCCTGATGTGGCTCCTGACTTACGTTGGCGCTCTTTTCAACGGGCTGACCCTGCTGCTCATGG CTGTGGTTTCAATGTTTACTCTACCTGTAGTGTATGTTAAGCACCAG GCACAGATTGACCAATATCTGGGACTTGTGAGGACTCACATAAACGCTGTTGTGGCAAA GATTCAGGCTAAAATCCCAGGCGCTAAAAGGCATGCTGAGTAA